A window from Gasterosteus aculeatus chromosome 14, fGasAcu3.hap1.1, whole genome shotgun sequence encodes these proteins:
- the tmem267 gene encoding transmembrane protein 267 produces the protein MQGFYSKLDSSSSPLLGGGLGAEGAPVPLSLAVETKKAQALLQTFSSASLLASAGLGVFCVVADHTLQLSVVQNHLWLRAALDNATHGLVGLWSWAVVIGLRKKSDVYEVLLAGLLASIIDLDHFYLAGSLSLKAAVSLPRRPPLHCSSLIPVLCLSLRFLMWMGRLKDAWCSLPWMLFISMATHHVRDAVRRGLWVCPFGNTAPLPYWLYVSTTATLPHLCSVLMYLTGTRDVISTKHGVAIDV, from the exons ATGCAAGGATTCTACTCCAAGCTCgactcctcctcgtccccgcTGCTGGGCGGGGGCCTCGGGGCCGAAGGCGCCCCGGTGCCTCTCAGCCTGGCCGTGGAGACGAAGAAGGCTCAGGCTCTCCTGCAGACGTTCAGCTCCGCCTCCCTGCTGGCGTCGGCGGGACTCGGCGTGTTCTGCGTGGTGGCGGACCACACCCTCCAGCTGTCCGTGGTCCAGAACCACCTGTGGCTGCGCGCCGCCCTGGACAACGCCACGCACGGGCTGGTGGGGCTCTGGTCGTGGGCCGTTGTCATCGGACTGAGGAAAAAGAGTGACGTGTATGAGGTGCTGCTCGCCGGCCTGCTGGCATCCATCATAGACCTGGACCACTTCTATTTGGCAGGATCCCTGTCACTCAAG GCTGCCGTCTCGCTCCCTCGGCGTCCCCCCCTCCACTGTTCCTCCCTCATCCccgtcctctgtctctccctccgcTTCCTCATGTGGATGGGGCGACTCAAAGACGCTTGGTGCTCCTTGCCCTGGATGCTTTTCATTTCCATGGCAACGCACCACGTGCGCGACGCCGTGCGCCGCGGCCTCTGGGTGTGCCCGTTTGGCAACACGGCGCCGCTCCCCTACTGGCTGTACGTCAGCACCACGGCGACGCTCCCCCACCTGTGCTCGGTGCTCATGTATTTGACGGGAACCAGGGACGTGATCTCCACCAAACACGGGGTGGCCATCGACGTTTAG